A region of Nostoc sp. 'Peltigera membranacea cyanobiont' N6 DNA encodes the following proteins:
- a CDS encoding translation initiation factor: MVDEFLRKAKDLLLGANSDQAEQDPQLRDRNVRPASEDPYGDPADPASYGDVRPASEDPYGDPADIASYGNVRPASEDPYGDPADTGEYGDVRPASEDPYGDPADRDSRR, encoded by the coding sequence ATGGTAGATGAATTTTTACGAAAGGCGAAGGACTTGCTTTTGGGAGCGAACAGCGATCAAGCTGAACAAGATCCCCAATTGCGCGATCGCAATGTCCGCCCAGCCAGTGAAGATCCCTACGGCGACCCCGCAGATCCAGCATCTTACGGCGATGTCCGTCCAGCCAGCGAAGATCCCTATGGCGACCCCGCAGATATAGCGTCTTACGGCAACGTTCGCCCAGCTAGTGAAGACCCTTATGGCGATCCCGCAGACACAGGGGAGTATGGTGATGTCCGCCCAGCCAGCGAAGACCCCTACGGCGACCCCGCAGATCGGGATTCCCGCCGCTAA
- a CDS encoding P-loop NTPase fold protein: MTNIPISPIEAVNAAIQSHNPFTNAGIVQEQHIWGKKFPDVPTLNAHASNAVFQAIELVRTSQSSQDKVTSIAITAQQGVGKTHLLSRIRHRLEREGGALFVYAGVNNYTDLNLVKYQFQQTLADSLSKTGSQGVMQWQEVAAAMANEGFKAINANAPNLSPQELLQRFDKVYVSWLGKNKNLMDRLIKEVLKVKPNADPYIVRAILWTLSETQASFAREWLSGDELAQSNADALGLPNPSKTSQDREAEALKNIQQILNLVSYYNPVVICFDEIDVKNTFSEDGLPTELVIADLVKRLHDTLEHSELSRGVVIITVMLPVTWTQKINEIQDGTPDRISKYTGRKPIDLRYIDSESLVELVTLWLNDFYTISNLLPPNKVYPFEESILREYGKGRPTVREALKWCAENFKVKGDILPQDPFERFEIAFKKEKEVEILDYLDEKNNSLIVDALRFAFQTLKGQILDGETSTGEKLEQVTIEDVVEIEPKSKNQGWINFKIVGKEKDKIFKIGVSVLQYSHGRAVGAGMWRLIEYKTFDITRGCLVRSKNKEKMIFKNWDSYEYLKKLVEELGGEHVDLKLDEVKPLMDLYSIYKQRDLYQLNDEQLQEFSQPITRNNPLLLEILSNPSGQIDGDTIEGEELLNDFLNPSIIEETDDSDDLTELYN, translated from the coding sequence ATGACAAATATCCCTATTTCTCCAATAGAAGCCGTCAATGCCGCAATTCAAAGTCATAATCCATTTACCAACGCGGGCATTGTCCAAGAACAACATATTTGGGGAAAGAAGTTCCCTGATGTGCCTACGCTAAATGCTCATGCTTCTAATGCAGTTTTTCAGGCAATTGAACTGGTAAGAACAAGTCAATCTAGTCAAGACAAGGTGACATCAATAGCCATAACTGCACAACAGGGAGTTGGCAAAACTCACTTACTCAGTCGTATTCGCCATCGGCTAGAACGTGAAGGAGGTGCTTTATTTGTCTATGCAGGTGTCAATAACTATACAGATTTAAATTTAGTTAAGTACCAATTTCAGCAAACTTTGGCGGATAGTCTAAGCAAAACGGGTAGTCAAGGTGTCATGCAGTGGCAGGAAGTAGCAGCAGCAATGGCAAATGAAGGTTTTAAAGCCATCAATGCCAATGCTCCGAACCTTTCTCCACAGGAACTGCTGCAAAGATTTGACAAAGTATATGTAAGTTGGTTGGGTAAGAACAAAAATTTGATGGACAGGCTGATCAAAGAAGTTCTTAAAGTCAAACCAAATGCAGATCCCTATATTGTCCGGGCTATTCTGTGGACGCTTTCAGAAACTCAAGCATCTTTTGCTAGAGAATGGCTGTCTGGTGATGAGCTAGCCCAATCGAATGCAGACGCTCTTGGATTACCAAATCCTAGTAAAACCAGTCAAGATAGAGAAGCTGAAGCCCTGAAAAATATTCAGCAAATATTAAATTTAGTAAGTTACTATAACCCAGTTGTAATTTGTTTTGATGAAATAGATGTTAAAAACACTTTTAGTGAAGATGGGTTGCCCACAGAACTAGTAATTGCTGATTTAGTGAAGCGTCTGCATGATACTCTCGAACACTCTGAACTAAGTCGAGGGGTTGTTATTATCACGGTTATGTTACCTGTTACATGGACACAGAAGATAAATGAGATACAGGATGGCACACCTGATAGAATTTCAAAATATACGGGACGTAAACCAATAGATTTAAGATACATTGATAGTGAGTCTCTGGTGGAATTAGTCACACTTTGGTTGAATGATTTTTACACAATTAGCAATTTATTACCACCGAATAAAGTCTACCCATTTGAAGAAAGTATCCTGAGAGAATATGGCAAAGGAAGACCAACCGTAAGAGAGGCTTTGAAATGGTGTGCAGAGAACTTTAAGGTCAAAGGCGATATTTTACCACAAGACCCATTTGAACGATTCGAGATTGCTTTCAAAAAAGAGAAAGAGGTAGAAATTTTAGATTATCTTGATGAGAAGAACAATTCTCTCATTGTTGATGCTTTGCGTTTTGCATTTCAGACACTTAAAGGTCAAATACTAGATGGTGAAACTTCCACAGGTGAGAAATTAGAACAAGTCACAATCGAAGATGTTGTCGAAATTGAGCCTAAATCAAAGAATCAGGGTTGGATAAATTTCAAAATTGTTGGCAAAGAGAAAGATAAGATTTTCAAAATTGGTGTCTCTGTTCTCCAGTACTCACATGGAAGAGCTGTTGGAGCGGGAATGTGGCGGTTGATTGAATATAAAACCTTCGATATAACGCGAGGGTGTTTAGTTCGTTCTAAAAATAAAGAAAAAATGATTTTCAAAAATTGGGATTCTTATGAGTATCTTAAGAAGCTTGTCGAAGAATTAGGTGGAGAACATGTAGATTTAAAACTTGATGAAGTTAAACCACTTATGGACTTATATTCTATTTATAAGCAACGCGATCTCTATCAACTCAATGATGAGCAATTACAGGAGTTTTCCCAGCCAATAACTCGTAATAATCCTTTGCTACTAGAAATTTTGAGTAATCCTTCTGGTCAGATTGATGGAGATACTATTGAGGGAGAAGAACTATTAAATGACTTCCTTAATCCTTCTATTATAGAAGAAACAGACGACTCAGATGATTTGACTGAGTTGTATAATTAA
- a CDS encoding dienelactone hydrolase family protein, which yields MTEQAIITTTVNLLQDNIQVSAYLAEPKEPGSYPGVVVLQEIFGVNVHIRDVTERIAKLGYVAIAPALFQRTAPGFETGYTPEDIETGRGYAAQTQASELLSDIQLAIEYLKNLPQVKKNSFGCIGFCFGGHVAYLAATLPDIKATASFYGAGITTRTPGGGAPTVTRTKEIPGTVYAFFGKEDASIPPEQVDEIEKELEKYKIPHRVFRYDGADHGFFCDLRASYNPKAAADAWEQVKQLFGQLN from the coding sequence ATGACAGAGCAAGCAATAATTACCACAACGGTTAATCTTTTGCAAGATAATATTCAAGTGTCTGCTTATTTGGCAGAACCAAAAGAACCTGGATCTTATCCAGGAGTCGTGGTATTACAAGAGATTTTTGGTGTCAACGTTCACATTCGCGATGTTACAGAACGAATTGCCAAACTTGGGTATGTAGCGATCGCACCTGCACTTTTTCAACGCACTGCTCCTGGCTTTGAAACCGGATACACACCCGAAGATATTGAAACGGGCAGAGGTTACGCCGCGCAAACTCAAGCATCTGAGTTATTAAGCGATATTCAATTAGCAATTGAATACCTCAAAAATCTGCCCCAAGTTAAAAAAAATAGCTTTGGCTGTATTGGCTTCTGCTTTGGCGGTCATGTCGCATATCTTGCAGCCACTTTACCAGATATTAAAGCTACGGCTTCCTTCTACGGTGCTGGAATTACCACTCGCACACCAGGAGGTGGCGCACCCACTGTTACCCGCACCAAAGAAATTCCAGGGACTGTCTATGCCTTCTTTGGTAAAGAAGATGCTAGCATTCCACCCGAACAAGTAGATGAGATTGAAAAAGAGTTAGAAAAATATAAAATTCCTCATCGTGTGTTTCGCTACGATGGAGCTGATCACGGATTTTTCTGTGACCTTCGTGCCAGTTATAATCCTAAAGCGGCAGCAGATGCTTGGGAGCAGGTAAAACAACTTTTTGGTCAACTGAACTAA
- a CDS encoding Uma2 family endonuclease, with protein sequence MSIPFLDHPIQEKLVTVANVSWEEFKGIEAQLKDNRNVRLSYLSGILEIMSPIGEKHEYVKRTLGYLLEAYMKELGIRFYGRGGFTLEEPGYASGTPDESYCIGSNKETPDIVIEVIVTSGTINRKELFKPKKVSEVWFWKSDQIKIFRLNAVGEYEEVNRSGFLPNIDPALLLKYIAHPDQYDAVAEFVQAIRK encoded by the coding sequence ATGAGTATTCCATTTCTAGACCATCCCATACAAGAGAAACTTGTAACCGTAGCTAATGTTTCCTGGGAGGAATTCAAAGGTATAGAGGCACAGTTAAAGGACAACCGCAATGTCCGACTCTCTTATTTGTCAGGAATACTAGAAATTATGTCGCCCATTGGAGAAAAACACGAGTACGTAAAAAGAACTCTTGGCTATTTGTTAGAAGCTTACATGAAAGAGTTGGGTATCCGGTTTTATGGTCGTGGTGGTTTCACTCTCGAAGAACCTGGCTATGCTTCTGGTACTCCAGATGAATCTTACTGCATTGGCAGCAACAAAGAAACGCCAGACATTGTTATTGAAGTTATTGTTACTAGTGGCACTATTAACCGTAAGGAGTTATTCAAACCCAAGAAAGTGTCTGAAGTTTGGTTCTGGAAATCCGACCAAATAAAGATATTCCGGTTAAACGCGGTTGGCGAATATGAAGAAGTAAACCGTAGTGGTTTCTTACCGAATATAGATCCAGCTTTGTTGCTAAAATATATCGCGCACCCTGACCAGTACGATGCTGTTGCCGAATTTGTGCAAGCTATCCGAAAATAA
- a CDS encoding SDR family oxidoreductase: protein MFLVTGATGGIGRRVVRLLRQREQSVRAFVRLTSRYSELEHRGAEIFIGDLLHEKDIQKATQGVKYIISAHGSDSDALSLDYRANIELIDQAKANGVEHFVFISVLGADRGYEDAPVFKAKRAVERYLEASGLNYTILRPSGLASNLLPLVERFRETGLYLLIGDRKNRTSIVSTDDLARIVVDSVTVAGARNQILPVGGPEILLREDIPRIFGRIFVKEPVIINSPLFLIDGLQGALGLFNPQIQKALGTYRTLLANEFFCTKDEIANLEAIFNFQLETLDNFLRRYLAV, encoded by the coding sequence ATGTTTCTAGTAACTGGAGCAACGGGAGGAATTGGTCGCAGAGTAGTGCGACTCCTCCGACAACGAGAACAGTCAGTGCGGGCATTTGTCCGCCTTACCTCGCGCTACAGCGAGTTAGAACACCGGGGTGCAGAAATCTTTATTGGTGATTTGCTGCACGAAAAAGATATTCAAAAAGCTACTCAAGGTGTGAAGTATATTATCAGCGCCCACGGTTCTGATAGCGATGCTCTATCCTTAGATTACCGCGCCAATATTGAACTGATTGACCAAGCAAAAGCCAATGGCGTAGAGCATTTTGTCTTCATTTCTGTATTAGGAGCCGATCGCGGTTATGAAGATGCTCCCGTGTTCAAAGCCAAACGAGCAGTAGAGCGATATTTAGAAGCTAGTGGCTTGAATTACACAATTTTACGCCCATCTGGATTAGCATCTAACTTGCTGCCACTGGTAGAACGATTTCGGGAAACGGGATTGTATCTGCTAATTGGCGATCGCAAAAACCGTACCTCAATTGTCAGCACCGATGATTTGGCAAGGATAGTAGTCGATTCTGTGACAGTCGCAGGCGCTCGTAACCAGATTTTACCAGTGGGAGGCCCGGAAATTTTATTACGAGAAGATATTCCCCGGATTTTTGGTCGGATTTTCGTCAAAGAGCCAGTAATAATTAACTCACCACTATTCTTAATTGATGGGTTACAAGGTGCATTGGGTTTATTTAATCCCCAAATCCAAAAAGCTTTGGGAACTTATCGCACATTGCTAGCAAATGAATTTTTCTGTACAAAAGATGAAATTGCCAATTTAGAAGCAATTTTTAACTTCCAATTAGAGACATTAGACAACTTTTTGCGGCGCTATCTAGCAGTTTGA
- a CDS encoding S1 RNA-binding domain-containing protein, whose product MNSESKLSQTANSSFTMDDFAKALEKHDYQFQKGQVVHGKVFQLDHDGAYVDIGGKSSAFLPRDEASLRAVTDLSEVLPLQEEMQFLIIRDQDAEGQVTLSRKQLEIQHIWERLAEMQENTQTVQVRVMGVNKGGVTVDILSLRGFIPRSHLAERDNLEALKGQNLTVGFLEINRNTNKLILSQRLATRSSNFSLLELGQLVEGKVTGIKPFGVFVDLNGMGALLHIKQVSQKFIDSLEKVFKVGQPIKAVIIDLDEGKGRVALSTRVLENFPGEVLENFDEVMASAEARANRANNKASE is encoded by the coding sequence ATGAATTCCGAATCGAAACTTTCTCAAACAGCCAATTCGTCATTTACAATGGACGACTTTGCCAAAGCACTAGAAAAACACGACTACCAGTTTCAAAAGGGACAGGTTGTACATGGCAAAGTGTTCCAACTTGACCATGATGGAGCCTATGTTGATATTGGTGGTAAGTCGTCAGCTTTTCTGCCGCGCGATGAGGCTTCTTTGAGAGCAGTTACCGATTTATCGGAGGTGCTGCCATTGCAAGAGGAAATGCAGTTTTTGATTATCCGAGATCAGGATGCAGAAGGTCAAGTCACCCTTTCTCGCAAGCAGTTGGAGATTCAGCACATCTGGGAACGATTGGCCGAAATGCAGGAAAATACTCAGACTGTGCAAGTACGGGTTATGGGTGTGAATAAAGGTGGTGTCACCGTCGATATTCTTTCTTTGCGGGGGTTTATTCCGCGATCGCACCTGGCAGAGCGTGATAACTTAGAAGCACTCAAAGGTCAAAATCTGACTGTGGGCTTTTTGGAAATTAATCGTAACACCAACAAACTCATCCTTTCTCAACGTTTAGCAACTCGTTCTAGCAACTTCAGCTTATTAGAACTAGGTCAACTGGTGGAAGGTAAAGTGACTGGCATCAAGCCTTTTGGTGTGTTTGTCGATTTAAATGGTATGGGGGCTTTGCTTCATATCAAGCAGGTAAGCCAAAAATTCATTGATTCTCTAGAAAAGGTATTTAAAGTTGGTCAGCCAATTAAAGCTGTAATTATTGACTTGGATGAGGGTAAAGGGCGAGTTGCTCTTTCTACCAGAGTTTTGGAAAACTTCCCTGGCGAAGTGCTGGAGAATTTCGATGAGGTGATGGCTTCAGCCGAGGCGCGTGCTAATAGAGCTAATAATAAAGCCTCTGAATAG
- a CDS encoding HlyD family efflux transporter periplasmic adaptor subunit, with product MVNAAQARQTKERFAQPEEQLTYELGKAVQELPPLYTRLLAGTMSVIVFGAIAWAYFSQIDEVATAPGELIASTQVRPVTSLGGGSIVAVKVQEGDRVTKGQILIQKDPDLQKSDVSRLAKSTRLIQDDLQRLDAERTGGKTTGTKVQDELLNSRLQDYQARQAGAEAEANRQIALIDQAKVRLTRLQDNLVNAKSSVGNAQTNLANADSIRIRIESNLALAQEREKSLRTLITPGAVPRVDYLDAQEKLTRAKTEITRAQDDVTNGQNKITEAKDKVTSLEKDIAAQAQEIRQAQQAYNAARSQAQRVSSERQSEILTQFNKRKEELTTVQGQLEQARKQQALETIEAPVAGTIYRVKATKGPVQSGEELVSILPEGEEMLLEVKVLNRDIGFIRQGMKAKVKMATFPFQEFGIVDGEVMQVSPNAIVDKELGLVFPTRIKLNKHSVNVRGQEVEFTPGMSATGEIVTRKKSVLTFITEPVTRRFNEAFSVR from the coding sequence ATGGTAAATGCTGCTCAAGCACGACAGACAAAAGAGCGATTCGCCCAACCAGAGGAACAACTCACTTATGAGTTAGGGAAGGCGGTACAGGAATTGCCACCCCTATACACGAGATTATTAGCTGGAACGATGAGCGTCATCGTCTTTGGAGCGATCGCTTGGGCGTACTTCTCGCAAATCGATGAAGTCGCAACAGCACCAGGGGAATTAATTGCTTCCACACAGGTAAGACCGGTGACATCCTTGGGTGGGGGGTCAATTGTCGCTGTGAAAGTGCAAGAAGGCGATCGCGTTACTAAAGGTCAAATTCTGATTCAAAAAGACCCAGACTTGCAGAAAAGCGACGTTTCCCGCCTAGCCAAATCCACAAGATTGATTCAAGACGATTTGCAACGTTTGGATGCAGAACGGACTGGAGGCAAAACTACTGGGACGAAAGTGCAAGATGAACTTTTAAACTCCCGCCTGCAAGACTACCAAGCGCGTCAAGCAGGGGCGGAAGCAGAAGCAAATCGCCAAATAGCACTCATCGATCAAGCAAAAGTTCGCCTGACTCGATTGCAAGACAACTTAGTTAATGCCAAAAGCAGCGTTGGCAATGCTCAAACCAACCTGGCCAACGCAGATAGCATTCGGATTAGAATTGAAAGTAATTTGGCACTTGCACAAGAAAGGGAAAAAAGCCTACGCACTCTAATTACTCCTGGCGCTGTACCTCGTGTGGATTACTTGGATGCCCAAGAAAAATTAACTCGTGCAAAGACAGAAATCACCAGAGCGCAAGATGATGTAACCAATGGCCAGAATAAAATAACAGAGGCTAAAGATAAAGTCACATCATTAGAAAAAGATATTGCTGCCCAAGCTCAAGAAATTCGCCAAGCACAACAAGCTTACAACGCTGCACGCAGTCAGGCTCAACGTGTATCATCAGAACGCCAAAGTGAAATTTTAACCCAGTTCAACAAGCGTAAAGAAGAACTGACAACTGTTCAAGGTCAATTAGAACAGGCGAGAAAGCAGCAAGCTTTAGAAACCATTGAGGCTCCCGTTGCTGGTACGATTTACCGAGTCAAAGCCACCAAGGGGCCAGTCCAATCTGGTGAAGAATTGGTATCAATTTTGCCAGAAGGGGAAGAAATGCTTCTAGAAGTGAAAGTTCTCAACCGCGATATTGGGTTTATTCGTCAAGGAATGAAGGCAAAAGTAAAAATGGCGACTTTCCCCTTCCAGGAATTTGGGATTGTGGATGGCGAAGTTATGCAAGTCAGTCCGAATGCAATTGTTGATAAAGAATTGGGCTTAGTTTTTCCTACAAGAATTAAGTTAAATAAACATTCAGTGAATGTGCGTGGTCAAGAGGTAGAATTTACACCAGGGATGTCTGCTACAGGTGAAATTGTCACTCGTAAAAAGTCAGTTTTGACATTCATTACTGAGCCTGTGACCCGGCGGTTCAACGAGGCTTTTTCAGTTAGATAA
- a CDS encoding alpha/beta fold hydrolase, producing the protein MPYIKVRGVDHYYEWVKKPSGSLVKPVMVFMHGWAGSARYWQNTANALSEQFDCLLYDLRGFGRSGGKPTLAQASEAVAESESLQEESEAIRELTYELEEYADDLAALLDGLHLQRVYINAHSMGASVAALFFNRYPQRVERGILTCSGIFEYDEKSFSAFHKFGGYVVKFRPKWLSKIPFVDRMFMARFLYSSIPHSERQAFLQDFLEADYDAALGTIFTSVSKAQSEVMPLEFAKLTVPTLLVAGEYDKIIPAEMGRKAAAMNDKVEFVMIPNTAHFPMLEDAPSYMKLVQEFLQVSIPEPQV; encoded by the coding sequence ATGCCTTATATTAAAGTTCGTGGCGTTGACCATTACTACGAATGGGTAAAAAAACCATCTGGTTCTTTGGTAAAACCAGTAATGGTTTTTATGCATGGTTGGGCTGGTTCGGCTAGGTATTGGCAAAATACTGCTAATGCTTTATCAGAGCAATTTGATTGTTTACTCTACGATTTGCGCGGATTTGGCCGTTCTGGTGGTAAGCCAACTTTAGCCCAAGCAAGTGAAGCTGTTGCTGAGTCTGAGTCCCTGCAAGAAGAATCAGAGGCAATCAGAGAGTTGACTTATGAATTAGAAGAATACGCCGATGATTTGGCAGCTTTGTTAGATGGGTTGCATCTTCAGCGCGTCTATATCAATGCTCACTCAATGGGCGCTTCTGTTGCCGCTTTATTTTTTAATCGCTACCCCCAACGAGTGGAACGAGGAATTCTAACCTGTAGCGGTATTTTTGAGTACGACGAAAAATCTTTTAGTGCCTTTCATAAATTCGGTGGCTATGTGGTGAAATTCCGTCCCAAGTGGTTAAGCAAAATTCCATTTGTTGATCGGATGTTTATGGCAAGATTTTTATATAGTTCAATACCACATTCTGAGCGTCAAGCTTTTTTACAAGATTTTCTCGAAGCTGATTACGATGCAGCTTTAGGAACAATTTTTACCTCCGTTAGTAAGGCTCAATCTGAAGTGATGCCACTTGAGTTTGCCAAGCTGACAGTGCCGACTCTGCTGGTGGCGGGGGAGTATGACAAAATTATTCCAGCTGAGATGGGACGTAAAGCAGCTGCAATGAATGACAAAGTGGAATTTGTGATGATTCCCAACACAGCACATTTCCCGATGTTAGAAGATGCTCCAAGTTATATGAAATTGGTGCAAGAGTTTTTGCAAGTTTCCATACCAGAACCACAGGTGTGA
- a CDS encoding DUF1802 family protein: protein MSELVVLQTSLFLPALEVEALIQGQIIVAMPRKFIHPGQRFALYPANVSINLLPNQQQYRSNFLPVVQNFIGNLSTETALIKAWAKCELCQMLNSPESLEALSRLTIWTTEAFQQALVKKPYIFLAFLRVYLLPEPQEITVEHQSGHFLPLPNSLIVSEDKPVLNDRTFAQRKHQLEKLEPSLHPELEELQSAIASLIISQPAAKQLDDDIKAFLGWSSEKLIKQPDPNLAWINNIAKLGDRSIEQDEKKSNYQAGTDFENIARQSLEFLGFKVESAFKGGAGGLDLYCSKPYPIVCECKAGKLIPSRTVEELLKLGGMHLGKTQVLTSAKLVIGPGNPSTDTLKAAKEWEVSIINAMTLQKLVEFQAKYPGAINLVELKQYLEPGQIDYKIGEYIDKAEREIKLRSHIIQLVKNYLQNSGIESAGVESLHGAYFGSYPPQPIKTIEMHEILIELSSPLTGYLGRIKGSNWNSDRFYFLRDLPIN from the coding sequence ATGAGTGAATTAGTGGTGCTTCAAACATCTCTATTTTTACCTGCTCTAGAAGTTGAAGCATTAATACAAGGGCAAATTATTGTAGCTATGCCTCGTAAATTTATACATCCGGGGCAGAGATTTGCTCTTTATCCAGCTAATGTTTCGATTAACTTATTACCCAATCAGCAGCAATACCGCTCAAATTTTTTGCCTGTTGTCCAAAATTTTATTGGAAACTTAAGTACAGAAACAGCTTTGATAAAAGCTTGGGCTAAATGTGAGCTTTGCCAGATGCTGAATTCTCCTGAATCATTAGAGGCTTTGTCACGGTTAACAATCTGGACTACAGAGGCATTCCAGCAAGCTCTTGTAAAAAAACCTTATATTTTTCTGGCTTTCTTGCGTGTTTATTTGTTGCCAGAACCACAGGAGATTACTGTAGAACACCAAAGTGGCCACTTTTTGCCTTTGCCAAATTCCTTGATTGTTAGTGAAGACAAGCCAGTATTAAACGATCGCACCTTCGCCCAACGCAAACACCAATTAGAAAAGCTAGAACCCTCACTGCATCCTGAATTGGAAGAATTGCAGAGTGCGATCGCATCCCTCATTATTAGCCAACCAGCAGCTAAACAATTAGACGACGATATCAAAGCATTTTTGGGTTGGAGTAGCGAGAAGCTCATTAAGCAACCCGATCCAAATTTAGCTTGGATAAATAATATTGCAAAATTGGGCGATCGCAGCATCGAACAAGATGAGAAAAAAAGCAACTACCAAGCTGGGACAGATTTTGAAAACATCGCACGTCAAAGTCTGGAGTTTTTAGGCTTCAAAGTTGAAAGTGCTTTCAAAGGTGGTGCTGGAGGCTTAGATTTATATTGTTCAAAACCTTACCCTATTGTTTGTGAGTGTAAGGCGGGTAAGCTGATTCCGAGTCGTACTGTTGAGGAATTACTCAAACTCGGTGGGATGCACTTAGGTAAAACTCAAGTATTAACTTCAGCTAAGTTAGTAATTGGCCCTGGTAATCCATCGACAGATACACTCAAAGCCGCTAAAGAATGGGAAGTAAGTATTATTAATGCTATGACTTTACAAAAGCTAGTTGAATTCCAAGCAAAATATCCAGGTGCTATTAACTTAGTCGAATTAAAACAATATTTAGAACCTGGGCAAATTGACTATAAAATTGGTGAATATATTGATAAAGCTGAGAGAGAGATTAAATTGCGATCGCACATTATCCAGCTTGTCAAAAATTATCTACAAAACTCAGGGATAGAATCTGCTGGTGTTGAATCTCTACATGGTGCATATTTCGGTTCATATCCACCACAGCCAATAAAAACAATAGAAATGCACGAAATTCTTATAGAACTTTCTTCACCTTTAACAGGCTATTTAGGACGAATAAAAGGTAGTAATTGGAATAGCGATCGCTTTTACTTTCTCCGCGATTTACCTATTAACTAA
- a CDS encoding GntR family transcriptional regulator — MIQFRIQPDSEIPASTQLFNQIRFAIASRQYPPAYKLPSTRALAMQTGLHRNTISKVYRQLEEDGFVESMAGSGIYVRPQGHEGGSRLQSPILKQNPDAYQVVQKALDDLLTQGCSLNQARELFLAEIDWRLRCSARVLVAVPSYDMGAGELMVYELERSLKIPIQLVAMEELTAVLDKTTSATVVTSRYFISNVEAIAAPKAARVIPLDIYDYSKELSILKTLPKENCVGIVSLSSGIARAAEVILHGLRGDELLIMTSQPKDAYKLQAMVKRAEVIISDQASFAAVQAAVQASDEDIIRPPKLIKVENYIGTNSINLLKRELGLS; from the coding sequence ATGATTCAATTCCGTATTCAGCCAGACAGCGAAATTCCCGCATCAACCCAGCTGTTTAATCAAATCCGATTTGCGATCGCTTCTCGGCAATATCCCCCAGCGTACAAATTGCCAAGCACAAGGGCATTAGCAATGCAAACTGGATTACACCGTAACACCATTAGCAAAGTTTATCGTCAACTAGAAGAAGACGGATTTGTTGAAAGTATGGCTGGTTCGGGCATTTATGTTCGTCCCCAAGGTCATGAGGGCGGTAGCAGGCTGCAATCACCAATTCTCAAACAAAATCCTGATGCATATCAAGTTGTCCAGAAAGCACTTGACGATCTGCTTACCCAAGGATGTTCGCTCAATCAAGCCAGAGAGCTATTTTTAGCGGAAATTGACTGGCGCTTGCGTTGTAGTGCGCGGGTACTAGTTGCAGTTCCATCCTATGACATGGGTGCTGGTGAATTGATGGTCTATGAATTAGAGCGATCGCTAAAAATCCCAATCCAGTTGGTAGCAATGGAAGAATTAACAGCTGTGTTAGATAAAACTACCTCTGCGACAGTAGTCACAAGTCGGTATTTTATCAGTAACGTGGAAGCGATCGCAGCCCCGAAAGCTGCACGGGTAATTCCTCTGGATATCTACGACTACAGCAAAGAACTCAGTATCTTGAAAACCCTACCAAAAGAAAATTGTGTAGGCATCGTTAGCCTCAGTTCCGGGATTGCCCGGGCAGCAGAAGTCATCCTCCACGGTCTGCGGGGAGATGAATTACTGATAATGACTTCGCAACCAAAAGATGCTTATAAACTTCAAGCAATGGTTAAACGGGCTGAGGTAATCATCAGCGATCAAGCCAGTTTTGCGGCAGTCCAAGCAGCCGTACAAGCATCTGATGAAGATATTATTCGTCCACCGAAGCTGATTAAGGTTGAAAATTATATCGGCACTAACTCAATTAACTTACTAAAACGAGAACTAGGTTTGAGTTAA